Proteins encoded by one window of Martelella endophytica:
- a CDS encoding transporter substrate-binding domain-containing protein produces the protein MKPVLLSTLLLLAPATTALAGEAFDTIKTNDKLICLVNPQSPGFSAPDSNGVFQGFNTEFCRMAAAAILGDADKADIRGIGFSDSMKTLAAGGADMASRSITKTGTRDADPGMSFVATTFYDGQGFMVPKSLGVAHAKELDGATVCAEDGSTTLLNIADWFSDRGLSYRVENISDKTARLEAFYSGKCDVYASDVTALNSDRLLAENPSDYMILPEIISAEPLTLATRPDPNLEAAVFWAFQLMLNADSLGVSSQNIDTVIANLEDQPQAVQRLFADDGATADMAAKLGLPSDWAYQVVSQVGAYSEVFDRNLGPETPLGINRLETANAAFSDGGLMYAYPIR, from the coding sequence ATGAAACCCGTTCTCCTGTCGACACTGCTTCTCCTCGCCCCCGCAACCACGGCACTGGCCGGCGAGGCGTTTGATACGATCAAGACCAATGACAAGCTTATCTGCCTGGTGAACCCGCAATCGCCCGGTTTCTCGGCTCCCGATAGCAATGGCGTCTTCCAGGGTTTCAACACCGAATTCTGCCGTATGGCGGCCGCTGCCATCCTCGGGGATGCGGACAAGGCGGATATTCGCGGTATCGGTTTCTCGGACTCGATGAAAACGCTCGCTGCCGGCGGCGCGGACATGGCCTCCCGCTCGATCACCAAGACCGGCACGCGCGACGCCGATCCCGGTATGAGCTTTGTCGCCACGACCTTTTATGACGGCCAAGGCTTCATGGTTCCGAAGTCGCTCGGCGTCGCCCATGCGAAAGAGCTCGATGGCGCCACCGTCTGTGCCGAGGACGGTTCGACGACACTGCTCAACATCGCCGACTGGTTCTCCGATCGCGGGCTTTCCTATCGGGTCGAGAACATTTCCGACAAGACTGCACGGCTCGAAGCCTTTTATTCCGGCAAATGCGATGTCTACGCCTCCGACGTCACCGCGCTGAATTCCGACCGGCTTCTGGCGGAAAATCCCAGCGACTACATGATCCTGCCCGAGATCATCTCGGCCGAACCGCTGACACTGGCGACGCGGCCGGATCCCAATCTGGAAGCGGCCGTCTTCTGGGCGTTTCAATTGATGCTGAATGCCGACAGTCTTGGCGTGAGCTCCCAGAATATCGATACGGTGATCGCCAATCTTGAAGATCAGCCGCAGGCCGTCCAGCGCCTTTTCGCCGACGATGGCGCGACCGCCGATATGGCCGCCAAACTCGGTCTGCCCTCTGACTGGGCCTATCAGGTTGTCAGCCAGGTTGGCGCCTATTCGGAGGTCTTCGATCGCAATCTCGGCCCTGAAACGCCCTTAGGCATCAACCGTTTGGAAACCGCCAATGCCGCCTTTTCCGATGGCGGCCTGATGTACGCCTATCCGATCCGATAG
- a CDS encoding protein-tyrosine phosphatase family protein, with amino-acid sequence MRIVETEKYTPEQQARLMESETSIRTCLALPLGGKVVTLGFPGFAFDAQGEAFICPERLAATLDHAALENCALLIVLVEEEEVPEDAFGLLTAACAKRNMQLIHLPIRDYQAPDAGFIDAWQQHDGQRRAMSARSETLALSCHYGAGRSGMMAAQLLIDQGVAAQEAVARVRAQFPDSIESDAQLQWLLQATQQNV; translated from the coding sequence GTGCGCATTGTGGAAACTGAAAAATACACGCCGGAACAGCAAGCCCGACTTATGGAAAGCGAGACGAGTATCAGAACCTGTCTTGCGCTGCCGCTGGGCGGCAAGGTTGTCACGCTCGGCTTTCCGGGCTTTGCCTTTGATGCGCAGGGAGAGGCTTTCATTTGCCCGGAACGGCTGGCGGCGACACTCGACCACGCTGCGCTTGAGAACTGCGCGCTTCTCATCGTTCTCGTCGAGGAAGAAGAGGTGCCCGAGGACGCCTTCGGCCTGCTCACTGCAGCCTGCGCCAAACGCAACATGCAGCTGATCCATCTTCCGATCCGGGACTACCAGGCACCTGATGCCGGCTTCATCGACGCATGGCAGCAACACGATGGTCAGCGTCGTGCGATGTCTGCCAGAAGCGAAACGCTGGCGCTCTCATGCCATTATGGTGCGGGCCGGTCCGGCATGATGGCTGCGCAGCTTCTGATCGACCAGGGTGTCGCCGCGCAAGAAGCAGTTGCCAGGGTGAGAGCCCAGTTCCCGGATTCCATTGAAAGCGACGCGCAGTTGCAATGGCTGCTTCAGGCCACCCAGCAAAACGTATAG
- a CDS encoding GntR family transcriptional regulator: protein MVTKAQTALEEIRKHICVNGLDGEIVLYETELAIAYGMSRTPIRQILQRLAYERLVYTKSGVGTVVTPLTEKERGRDLRTFEGLVAAVLLHDLPSLSVLQRSDVLALGAFADAFGSVEGDMLYAFFARLHPMLTALIEDPILSDAFSASFWRSVRWALRDHGLAPTQTAARFAGFVDSLVKDQVKDASDLFNRCRSLFPA from the coding sequence ATGGTGACCAAGGCTCAAACCGCGCTCGAAGAAATCAGAAAGCATATATGCGTCAACGGGTTGGATGGCGAGATCGTGCTGTATGAAACGGAGCTGGCGATTGCCTATGGAATGTCCCGGACGCCGATTCGCCAGATACTGCAGCGGCTCGCCTACGAAAGGCTGGTCTATACGAAATCGGGTGTTGGAACCGTTGTGACGCCGCTTACGGAAAAGGAGCGGGGCCGCGATCTGCGCACATTCGAGGGCCTTGTCGCCGCTGTGCTGCTGCACGACCTCCCCTCCCTCAGCGTGCTGCAAAGGTCGGATGTTCTGGCGCTCGGCGCCTTTGCCGATGCCTTCGGCTCTGTCGAGGGCGATATGCTCTATGCCTTTTTCGCAAGATTGCACCCAATGCTGACCGCGCTGATCGAAGACCCCATCCTCAGCGACGCTTTCTCGGCCAGTTTCTGGCGCTCGGTGCGCTGGGCGCTTCGCGACCATGGCCTGGCCCCGACGCAGACTGCGGCTCGGTTTGCGGGCTTCGTCGATAGCCTGGTCAAGGATCAGGTGAAGGACGCGAGCGACCTCTTCAACCGTTGCAGGAGCCTGTTCCCGGCCTGA
- a CDS encoding FecCD family ABC transporter permease: MKRSLLLLLLTLLVAVIASLHLGVHVYGPATVWSTFASGGDSMHDIIIRTLRLPRTLNAVLTGAALSLSGLFMQAVTRNPLAEPGLLGVNAGAAFAVAGGLALFGALSITSIGVLAIAGALAAAALVFGLSGALGPETGPTGILLVGVTVAAMLAALTQLILLLDETALETLLFWLSGGFADRPLPLLWIGGGALLIAVAGAAFLAPSIDALRLDDHSASGIGVNVVRTRLVALTLAAVLSAGAVAMSGPVTFIGLIAPHIARRLTAKRPGFAALAVLTMLTGAIIAVFADILARLIVAPGEAPIGAVLAFVGVPFLIHLLRAKRLREVGV; this comes from the coding sequence GTGAAACGCTCCTTGTTGCTGCTGCTTCTGACATTGTTGGTTGCCGTGATCGCCAGCCTGCATCTCGGTGTGCACGTCTATGGCCCGGCCACGGTATGGTCGACATTTGCCAGCGGCGGTGACAGCATGCATGACATCATCATCCGCACATTGCGGCTGCCGCGCACGCTCAACGCCGTCCTGACCGGAGCCGCGCTTTCGCTTTCGGGCCTCTTCATGCAGGCCGTTACCCGCAATCCGCTGGCCGAGCCCGGCCTGCTGGGCGTCAATGCCGGGGCCGCTTTCGCGGTCGCGGGTGGCCTTGCGCTCTTTGGCGCCCTCTCGATTACCAGTATCGGCGTGCTTGCCATAGCCGGTGCGCTGGCGGCGGCAGCGCTGGTGTTCGGCCTTTCAGGCGCGCTCGGTCCTGAGACCGGACCAACCGGGATTCTGCTTGTCGGCGTGACCGTGGCGGCCATGCTTGCCGCACTCACCCAGCTCATCCTGCTTCTCGACGAGACAGCGCTTGAAACCCTGCTTTTCTGGCTTTCCGGCGGATTTGCCGACCGCCCGCTCCCGCTGCTTTGGATCGGCGGCGGCGCGCTCTTGATCGCAGTCGCCGGCGCGGCCTTTCTTGCACCCTCGATCGACGCGCTGCGACTTGACGATCACAGCGCCAGCGGCATCGGCGTCAATGTAGTCCGCACGCGCCTTGTGGCGCTGACGCTGGCGGCGGTGCTTTCAGCGGGCGCAGTCGCCATGTCGGGACCGGTGACCTTTATCGGCCTGATCGCCCCGCATATCGCCCGACGACTGACGGCAAAGCGGCCGGGTTTTGCCGCACTGGCCGTGCTGACCATGCTGACAGGTGCAATCATTGCCGTTTTCGCCGACATTCTCGCGCGGCTGATCGTGGCGCCCGGCGAAGCACCTATCGGCGCCGTGCTGGCCTTTGTCGGCGTGCCCTTCCTGATCCATCTTCTGCGGGCAAAGCGGCTGCGCGAGGTCGGTGTGTGA
- a CDS encoding ABC transporter ATP-binding protein, which produces MADTLATLTALSAGYESFRALDEIDLVLPEEKVIAFCGPNGSGKSTALKVLRALHMPQSGTVDVAGRPLADWTARELAREIAMLSQSPDAPSDMTVADLVMLGRYARRSRFSAPSAADAQAVDRALETTGLHALRERSLGQLSGGQVQRAWIAMTLAQESPRIFLDEPTNHLDICHALEILDLLRVLNLREKRSFVIVLHDLNHALRYSDHVVLFDDGKIAAEGPTSEVLTAERISSVFNINCRMLALPGEDKPVIVPFARATI; this is translated from the coding sequence ATGGCTGACACCCTCGCCACCCTCACCGCGCTTTCGGCAGGTTACGAGAGCTTCAGGGCGCTCGATGAGATCGATCTCGTTCTCCCAGAAGAAAAGGTGATCGCCTTTTGCGGGCCGAACGGCAGCGGCAAATCCACCGCGCTGAAAGTGCTGCGGGCGCTCCACATGCCGCAGTCCGGGACGGTGGACGTTGCCGGACGGCCGCTTGCCGACTGGACCGCCCGGGAGCTTGCGCGCGAGATCGCCATGCTCAGCCAGTCACCTGACGCACCTTCCGACATGACGGTCGCCGACCTCGTCATGCTTGGCCGTTACGCCCGGCGCAGCCGCTTTTCCGCTCCCTCCGCCGCAGATGCACAGGCGGTAGACCGCGCGCTGGAAACGACGGGGCTGCACGCCCTTCGCGAACGCAGCCTCGGACAGCTTTCGGGCGGACAGGTTCAGCGCGCCTGGATCGCAATGACGCTGGCCCAGGAATCTCCGCGCATCTTCCTCGACGAACCGACCAACCATCTCGACATCTGCCACGCGCTGGAAATCCTCGATCTGCTGCGCGTACTGAACCTGCGGGAAAAACGCAGTTTCGTCATCGTTCTGCACGATCTCAACCACGCCCTGCGCTATTCCGATCACGTGGTCCTGTTCGACGATGGGAAAATTGCCGCCGAGGGACCGACATCCGAGGTGCTGACGGCGGAACGGATCAGCAGCGTGTTCAACATCAATTGCCGCATGCTTGCGCTGCCGGGCGAGGACAAGCCTGTCATCGTGCCCTTTGCCCGCGCGACGATCTGA
- a CDS encoding ornithine cyclodeaminase, with product MTVPPSELAYVPFVSVENMMRLTHHVGIETFLKELAAFIEADFKRWPDFDKTPRVAAHVPGGVIELMPTADKTLYSFKYVNGHPKNTKTGHQTVTAFGVLSEVLNGYPVLLSEMTVLTALRTAATSALAATYLAPRDAATMAMIGNGAQCEFQAMAFRALCGINTLRLYDIDARATEKASRNLTAQGFEVVACTSAERAVEGADVITTCTADKQYATILTDNMVGAGQHINAIGGDCPGKTELHRDILLRSDIFVEYPEQTRIEGEIQSLDKDHPVTELWQVMRGEAAGRRDQRQVTLFDSVGFAIEDFSALRYVREKVNGTAFSQPLDLLADPDDPRDLFGMLVRSVA from the coding sequence ATGACCGTCCCGCCTTCCGAACTGGCCTATGTGCCCTTCGTCTCGGTCGAGAACATGATGCGGCTCACCCACCATGTCGGCATCGAGACCTTTCTGAAGGAGCTTGCCGCCTTCATCGAGGCCGATTTCAAGCGCTGGCCCGACTTCGACAAGACCCCGCGTGTTGCTGCACACGTGCCTGGCGGCGTCATCGAATTGATGCCGACCGCAGACAAGACGCTCTACAGCTTCAAATATGTAAACGGCCATCCGAAGAACACCAAGACAGGTCACCAGACAGTGACGGCCTTTGGCGTATTGTCCGAGGTATTGAACGGATACCCGGTTCTCTTAAGTGAAATGACCGTTTTGACCGCCCTTCGGACCGCCGCGACTTCGGCACTGGCGGCGACCTATCTGGCACCGCGCGATGCGGCCACGATGGCGATGATCGGCAACGGTGCGCAATGTGAATTTCAGGCTATGGCGTTTCGGGCGCTTTGCGGCATCAACACGCTGCGGCTTTACGATATCGACGCCAGGGCAACCGAAAAGGCCAGCCGAAACCTCACCGCGCAGGGCTTCGAGGTCGTCGCCTGCACATCCGCCGAGCGGGCGGTCGAAGGGGCGGATGTGATCACCACCTGCACAGCCGACAAGCAATATGCGACCATACTCACCGACAACATGGTTGGCGCAGGTCAGCATATCAACGCGATCGGCGGCGACTGCCCAGGCAAGACGGAGCTACACCGCGACATCCTGCTTCGTTCCGACATCTTCGTCGAATATCCGGAGCAGACCCGGATTGAAGGCGAAATCCAGTCGCTCGACAAGGATCACCCCGTAACCGAGCTCTGGCAGGTCATGCGCGGCGAGGCCGCCGGTCGCCGCGATCAGCGTCAGGTCACACTGTTCGACAGCGTCGGCTTCGCGATCGAGGACTTTTCGGCCCTGCGCTACGTCCGGGAAAAGGTCAACGGCACCGCGTTTTCGCAACCGCTCGACCTGCTGGCCGATCCCGACGACCCACGCGACCTGTTCGGCATGCTTGTCCGATCCGTCGCTTGA
- the rocF gene encoding arginase: protein MSRTCALLGVPIETGASQRGCVMGPASLRTAGLAEDLPTLGWQVTDLGDLTVGPQAPKAHRNPALHHLAETSAWIAALHRAAYDAGKASAVPVFMGGDHAMAAGTVPAMARRAAEAGRPLFLLWLDAHPDLHTLDSTESGNLHGTPVAYFTGQPGFDGFPALPQKVALENVCMMGIRSVDAAEKSRIRELGITVKDMRAIDETGVLAPLRAFLEKVERNKGMLHVSFDVDFLDPSIAPAVGTTVPGGATFREAHLIMETLCDSGLVSSLDLVELNPFLDERGKTAKLLCDLTASLFGRRVLDRMTRSAY from the coding sequence ATGTCCCGAACCTGCGCCCTCCTTGGCGTTCCCATCGAAACCGGTGCTTCCCAGCGCGGCTGCGTGATGGGCCCGGCGAGCCTGCGGACTGCAGGACTTGCCGAGGACCTGCCAACCCTCGGCTGGCAAGTGACCGATCTCGGCGATCTGACCGTTGGCCCGCAGGCTCCCAAGGCGCACAGAAACCCCGCTCTGCACCATCTTGCCGAAACCTCGGCCTGGATTGCGGCCCTGCACAGGGCCGCCTATGACGCCGGCAAGGCGAGCGCCGTTCCGGTTTTCATGGGCGGTGATCACGCGATGGCCGCTGGCACGGTTCCGGCCATGGCGCGTCGGGCGGCGGAGGCCGGACGACCACTCTTTCTCCTCTGGCTCGATGCCCATCCGGACCTGCATACGCTCGACAGCACCGAAAGCGGCAACCTTCATGGCACACCCGTCGCCTATTTCACCGGTCAGCCCGGTTTCGACGGCTTTCCCGCGCTGCCTCAGAAGGTCGCCCTCGAAAACGTCTGCATGATGGGTATCCGCTCCGTGGATGCAGCAGAGAAATCGCGTATCCGCGAACTTGGCATCACGGTCAAGGACATGCGCGCCATCGACGAGACCGGGGTTCTGGCGCCGCTCAGAGCCTTCCTGGAGAAGGTCGAGCGGAACAAAGGTATGCTGCACGTCTCCTTTGACGTGGACTTCCTTGACCCGTCGATAGCGCCGGCGGTCGGCACCACCGTACCCGGCGGCGCAACCTTTCGCGAGGCGCATCTGATCATGGAGACGTTGTGCGACAGCGGGCTCGTTTCCTCGCTCGACCTTGTCGAACTGAACCCTTTTCTTGACGAGCGCGGCAAGACCGCCAAGCTGCTCTGCGACCTCACCGCCAGCCTCTTCGGGCGTCGCGTGCTGGACCGAATGACTAGGAGCGCCTACTGA
- a CDS encoding ABC transporter substrate-binding protein: MSSLIRLAGLAALALTLFSTSLSARSITSAMGTVDVPDQPQRVVVLTNEGTEAVLALGVQPVGAVNSWHGDPWWDHIDGAMGDAVPVGTESAVNLEMVAALEPDLILANRQRHEEVYPQLSAIAPTVMSEELRGDWKVNFELYAAALGQDEKGREVIAGYDTAVADLRAKLGDAVDEKVSVIRFLPGQIRIYQLDSFSGVLLKDIGFDRPDNQNVDAFAIRTGKESIPDMDGDRIFYFTWETGNGEGEAMEGEVLNDPLWQSLSAVQAGRVHAVSDAVWNTAGGIIAARLMLDDIARIYGVQ, encoded by the coding sequence ATGTCATCCCTGATACGACTTGCCGGGCTTGCGGCACTGGCCCTGACCCTCTTTTCCACCTCTCTTTCAGCGCGCAGCATCACGAGCGCGATGGGGACGGTGGACGTGCCCGACCAGCCTCAGCGTGTGGTGGTCCTCACCAATGAGGGGACAGAAGCCGTGCTTGCTCTTGGCGTGCAGCCCGTCGGCGCAGTCAACTCCTGGCATGGTGACCCGTGGTGGGATCATATCGATGGGGCGATGGGCGACGCCGTGCCCGTTGGCACGGAGAGCGCGGTCAATCTCGAAATGGTTGCGGCTCTTGAACCGGATCTCATTCTTGCCAATCGTCAGCGTCACGAGGAAGTCTATCCGCAGCTATCTGCCATCGCACCGACAGTCATGTCGGAGGAACTGCGCGGTGATTGGAAAGTGAACTTCGAACTCTACGCCGCAGCGCTCGGACAGGACGAAAAGGGCCGGGAGGTGATCGCCGGCTATGACACGGCCGTTGCCGACCTGCGCGCGAAACTCGGTGATGCCGTCGATGAAAAGGTCTCCGTCATCCGTTTCCTGCCGGGACAGATCCGCATTTACCAGCTCGACAGTTTCTCAGGCGTGCTGTTGAAGGATATCGGCTTCGATCGGCCCGACAACCAGAATGTCGACGCCTTCGCGATCCGTACCGGCAAGGAAAGCATTCCCGATATGGATGGAGACCGTATCTTCTACTTCACCTGGGAAACCGGAAACGGCGAGGGCGAGGCAATGGAAGGGGAGGTGCTGAACGACCCGCTCTGGCAGTCGCTGTCCGCGGTCCAGGCGGGCAGGGTCCACGCCGTTTCGGACGCTGTCTGGAACACGGCCGGCGGCATCATCGCAGCTCGGCTGATGCTCGATGATATCGCCCGGATCTACGGGGTCCAGTAA
- a CDS encoding FecCD family ABC transporter permease, with product MLLLLAGCLILATGLGSSFISPSRVAAALFGHGSRTDDIIIWTLRLPRVALATLAGMALGLSGAILQRALRNPMAAPSILGITDGAALGVVTFLWLFSDEANVLTVSVHWQPLAAILGACVFALLVGMLTLADRSRRDPLRLILYGIALAALAKACVTLMMIVGPVYRASQALQWITGSVSAAHWMDVGVVAAGLALSLPVLILMRLPMRQIVLDQQTAVTTGLAVDRSRIGLLVLSVLLTALAISQVGAIGFVGLIAPHAARLFLGQFRPGYLLATALIGGILVLAADTLARTIASPLELPAGAVTALIGAPLFLSLILRRHRRNG from the coding sequence TTGCTGCTGCTGCTCGCCGGCTGTCTGATCCTGGCTACCGGGCTCGGCTCGAGCTTCATCAGCCCCTCGCGGGTCGCGGCCGCACTTTTCGGCCATGGCAGCCGGACCGACGACATCATCATCTGGACGCTGAGGCTGCCCCGCGTTGCGCTGGCTACCCTTGCCGGCATGGCGCTCGGCCTTTCCGGCGCGATCCTGCAACGCGCGCTGCGCAATCCCATGGCCGCCCCCTCGATTCTCGGCATCACCGATGGCGCGGCGCTCGGTGTGGTCACCTTCCTGTGGCTTTTTTCCGACGAGGCCAATGTGCTGACGGTTTCGGTTCACTGGCAGCCGCTCGCAGCCATTCTCGGTGCCTGCGTCTTCGCGCTTCTGGTCGGAATGCTGACGCTCGCCGACCGGAGCCGCCGCGACCCGTTGCGCCTGATTCTTTACGGCATCGCTCTTGCGGCGCTGGCCAAGGCCTGCGTCACCCTGATGATGATCGTCGGGCCGGTCTATCGCGCCAGCCAGGCGCTGCAATGGATCACCGGATCCGTCAGCGCCGCCCACTGGATGGATGTCGGCGTGGTGGCCGCGGGGCTCGCGCTCAGCCTCCCCGTCCTCATTCTCATGCGCCTGCCGATGCGCCAGATCGTGCTCGATCAGCAGACGGCGGTGACGACCGGACTGGCCGTCGACCGCAGCCGGATCGGGCTTCTGGTGCTTTCGGTGCTGCTGACCGCGCTTGCAATATCTCAGGTCGGCGCGATCGGGTTCGTCGGGTTGATCGCACCGCATGCAGCACGTCTGTTTCTCGGACAGTTCCGGCCCGGATACCTGCTCGCCACCGCTCTCATCGGCGGCATTCTGGTGCTCGCCGCCGATACGCTGGCTCGCACGATTGCGAGCCCGCTGGAGCTGCCTGCAGGCGCGGTGACAGCGCTTATCGGCGCGCCGCTTTTCCTCTCGCTTATCCTCAGGAGGCACCGACGCAATGGCTGA
- a CDS encoding amino acid ABC transporter permease — MKPFSAIAKHRPTKFASPLSLTLTLLTFAILLPIVWYSLRWLVADATLPLSGAAACTDRDGACWPFVTEKLELILFGTYPRELVWRPITTSLLLIALTVQTGLWITGGGIRIRPLHMAVIWPVALIACFVLMGGGIFNLAAVDSVRWNGLPILLILSIAAIAAAFPLGVLLALARTQGHHGLLRRFAAAYVEIARGVPMLTVLFVGVFVLPLMLPAGVRISPVTATLVALVLFHAAYFAEDVRAGLSALPQGQSDAARALGLSYPKMAALVLLPQALRRALPSIVNSVIGAYKDTSLVVVLGIHDLTATAKMAFSDPLWRDYALEAYFVIGLWFFISCAFLSMVGRRLQRLDPAG; from the coding sequence ATGAAGCCGTTCTCCGCCATCGCGAAGCATCGACCCACCAAATTTGCCTCACCGCTTTCCCTCACGCTCACGCTTCTCACCTTCGCTATACTGCTGCCCATCGTTTGGTATTCGCTCCGTTGGCTTGTTGCCGATGCAACCCTGCCCCTTTCAGGCGCTGCGGCCTGCACCGATCGCGACGGCGCCTGCTGGCCTTTTGTCACCGAAAAGCTTGAACTGATCCTTTTCGGCACCTATCCGCGCGAGCTCGTCTGGCGCCCGATCACCACCTCTCTGCTGCTCATTGCGCTCACCGTGCAAACCGGTTTGTGGATAACAGGCGGGGGCATCCGGATTCGACCGCTTCATATGGCCGTCATCTGGCCGGTGGCCCTCATTGCCTGCTTCGTTCTCATGGGCGGAGGTATTTTCAACCTTGCAGCGGTCGACAGTGTTCGCTGGAACGGATTGCCGATCCTGCTAATCCTGTCGATCGCGGCTATTGCCGCAGCCTTTCCTCTGGGCGTGCTGCTTGCCCTTGCCCGTACGCAGGGCCATCACGGCCTGCTTCGACGCTTTGCTGCCGCCTATGTCGAGATTGCGCGGGGCGTGCCGATGCTCACCGTGCTTTTTGTCGGCGTCTTCGTGCTGCCGCTGATGTTGCCCGCGGGTGTGCGGATTTCGCCGGTTACCGCAACGCTGGTGGCCCTGGTGCTGTTTCATGCGGCCTATTTCGCGGAAGATGTCCGGGCGGGGCTTTCCGCCCTGCCGCAAGGCCAAAGCGATGCCGCGCGTGCATTGGGGCTTTCCTACCCCAAGATGGCGGCGCTGGTTCTGCTGCCGCAAGCACTGCGGCGGGCGCTTCCCTCCATCGTCAACAGCGTGATCGGCGCCTACAAGGACACGTCTCTTGTGGTGGTGCTGGGTATCCACGATCTGACAGCGACGGCGAAGATGGCCTTTTCGGATCCGCTTTGGCGCGATTATGCGCTGGAGGCCTATTTCGTCATTGGCCTTTGGTTCTTCATCTCCTGCGCCTTTCTGTCGATGGTCGGTCGAAGGCTTCAGCGCCTTGATCCGGCTGGCTGA
- a CDS encoding amino acid ABC transporter permease, translating to MISPSPPPPQQRRLPLRDFVLLATVLVFFTLIALNVLDNMHRAGLTPGFAFLGQRAGFDVSEALFSYSADSTYVRVILVGITNTLFLAAVSLILATAAGLLVGLASIAPSKALRLLAQAYVELFRNIPKLLILLVLYVAAVGGLPQVRQAFSVGPVHLSNRSVVIPLPVNDMALWLHIGGFLMSTLLVALLARRNRRLRERTGNAPQLLPVMIAIYILPPVVLALLSMPLSWSVPVLSGFDFRGGARLTLQFMVIALTLGLYHGAQIAEVIRGGIEAIPKGQIEAARALGLSSLQVTRLIVLPQTLRIIVPPMNNQYVNLIKNTSIAIAVGYSDLMSVSGTIINQTFRPLEMMLVTMAIYLLICLGLTSALNRVSDRLRMREGR from the coding sequence ATGATTTCGCCAAGCCCCCCTCCGCCGCAACAGAGAAGACTGCCACTGCGCGATTTTGTTCTTCTGGCGACCGTGCTGGTATTCTTCACACTCATTGCGCTCAATGTGCTCGACAACATGCACCGGGCCGGCCTCACCCCCGGCTTTGCCTTCCTCGGCCAGCGCGCAGGTTTTGATGTCAGCGAGGCTTTGTTCAGCTATTCGGCTGACAGCACCTATGTCCGCGTTATTCTCGTCGGCATCACCAATACGCTGTTTCTCGCAGCCGTCAGCCTCATTCTGGCAACGGCTGCCGGCCTTCTGGTCGGCCTGGCCAGCATAGCACCGAGCAAGGCCTTGCGCCTGCTGGCGCAAGCCTATGTCGAACTGTTCCGCAATATCCCGAAGCTGCTCATATTGCTGGTTCTTTATGTCGCCGCAGTTGGTGGCCTGCCCCAGGTCCGGCAGGCTTTTTCTGTCGGCCCCGTCCATCTCTCCAACCGTTCTGTCGTCATTCCCCTGCCCGTCAATGATATGGCGCTCTGGCTCCACATCGGCGGCTTTCTCATGAGCACGCTGCTGGTCGCCCTGCTGGCACGCCGCAACAGGCGCTTGCGCGAAAGAACAGGGAATGCCCCGCAGCTTCTGCCGGTCATGATCGCGATCTACATTCTCCCGCCGGTCGTGCTGGCGCTTCTTTCGATGCCGCTTTCCTGGTCCGTGCCAGTACTCTCCGGCTTCGACTTTCGGGGCGGTGCGCGGCTAACGCTGCAATTCATGGTCATCGCGCTCACACTCGGCCTCTATCACGGCGCCCAGATTGCAGAGGTCATACGCGGCGGCATCGAGGCAATCCCCAAAGGTCAGATCGAAGCAGCACGGGCGCTCGGCCTCTCCAGCCTGCAGGTCACGCGCCTGATCGTTCTGCCCCAGACCCTGCGCATCATCGTGCCTCCGATGAACAACCAGTATGTCAACCTGATCAAGAACACCTCGATCGCCATCGCCGTCGGCTACTCCGATCTGATGTCGGTGTCTGGGACAATCATCAACCAGACATTCCGACCTCTGGAAATGATGCTGGTGACGATGGCCATCTACCTGCTGATCTGCCTTGGGCTTACGTCCGCGCTCAACCGGGTCAGCGATCGACTGCGCATGCGGGAGGGCCGATGA